The stretch of DNA GTCCCACCTGGACATCCCTCCCTGGACCATCAAGATCCATTGTCAGGGTGTCCACTCCAAAGGATCAGCCTCAAGACCGTTGTCGCAGGCGAGTTGGGCAAGGCGAGTGCCGTCGATGAACCAGCGCGGGAATAGCACTGCCTGGCGGAAGCAGCCCAGCGCACGCCTGCCCCTGCGGATTCCGGCCGCGATGCGGTGATCGTGCAGCAACCGGGCCAGATGCTCGGCAGTGGACCACTTCACATTGAGCACGGCGGTGTATGTGACACTGATCGACACGTGAGGCCCTTCGGTCAGAACAATCCGTCGCAAGATCGTTCCCACCAGCGGACCTACTCCTGCCCGGACTTGAGGACCGCACGGGCGGCAGCGCAGGCCCGCGATCACAGCGAGCAACGGGGCGTTACCGGGAAAGGCTCAATGATGCTCAAAGCGAGTTGAGCACAACTACTGTTCGGGGTTTCGCATACATCGCCTCCGTCGCCGCGAGGTACTTCTCGAACATCGGCAGCTTGAGAACTTCGGTGACATACTCAACGCCACTACGCCACCGCTCTGTCAAGATCACCGTGCCCGGCTCGTCAGCGACCTGGCCAGCTTCCAACACGAGGCACGCCTCAAGGGCGCGAGCTTGCGGCAGGATCTCTTGCAACGCGGCCTGGTACTCGCCCCACCGGCCCGGGTTGATGTACAGGGTGTTGATCATCATTACTTCGCCGTCGGTAATCCCGGCAGGCATCTCTTCTGCCACCACTGCTCCTTTCATCGGTACTGGGTTGCCAAACGAAGTATTGGTTGGATCATGCTGCACCGGCGTCTCGCCCGAGACTACGCGACCCTGCCCGCCGGCTCCGAGACCATGATCCACGTCGCCTCGGTCGACAACCTCACCAAACGCATAACGGACGAGACGACACCGGCCTGGCGAGGAGCTTAATTGGAGATAAGGGGCAATCCACCTATATCAAACGCCCATTTGCTGGTCATTTCAGAATGAGGTTCGGAGTCGTCTCAAGCAGATGATGCTGCAGGCGAGTTGGAGCAGTCCGAGGTGGAGGTCTGCTCGTATCTCGTAGCGAATCCGCAGGCGTTTGAACTGGTGGAGCCAGGCGAAGGTTCGCTCGACGACCCACCTGGTCTTGCCCAGGCCGGATCCGTGGGCGGTGCCCTTGCGGGCGATCTTCGGCGTGATGCCGCGAGCGCGGAGGAGCCGCCGGTATTTGTCGTAGTCGTAGCCGCGGTCGGCGAACAGCCGCCGTGGTCGGTGACGTGGCCGGCCCACCAGGCCGCGGATGCGGGGGATCGCGTCCACCAGGGGCATGAGCTGGGTGACGTCGTGACGGTTTCCGCCGGTCACCGACACTGCAAGGGGCGTTCCGTGCCGGTCGGTGATCACATGGTGCTTGCTGCCCCGTCGGCCGCGGTCGACCGGCGAAGGTCCGGTGTGAGCCCCCCTTTGAGGGCCCGGACGTGCGAGCCGTCGACCGCGGCGTCGTCCATGTCCAACAGTCCGGCCGTGCGGAGTTCTGTGAGGAGGATTGCGTGCAGGCGGGGCCAGACGCCGGCCTCGGTCCAGTCCCGCAGACGCCGCCAGCACGTCACCCCACTGCAGCCGATCGTCTCGGTCGGCACGTCCGCCCAGGCCACACCCGTGCGCAGCACGTAGACGATCCCGCGCGGAGCCGCACGGTCATCCACGGGCAGCCGACCGGGGTACCGCCGACGCCGCGGCCGGCGAGGCGGGAGCAGCGGAGCGACACAATCCCACAGATCATCAGGCACAAGATCATCCGACACTCGCAGAACTCTGCCGCCCACCAGCCCAACTGCCAAGCCTGTGAACCAAACTCATTCTGAAATGATCAGTTAGGCGTTCAGGGCCTCCAGGGCCACCATGCCGTCCATGGTGAGCAGACGGGCATTCTCCATGGCCGTGACTATCCAACGGTCTTCCTGCCAGACCATCACAAGGAGTTGCATGACGAAGCGTGTCGGTGGCGGTTCCTCCTCGCCCGGCATGAGGATGCCCACGCGACTGTGCACCACGCCGACACCCGGGCTCACGACCCGGGCGAACAGCACCTCGCCCTGGACCAGCCGAGAGCCTTTCATCACCGTCGTGAAGGCCACCTCCTGCGCCGCGACCATGTCGGCGCGGCTGCGGTAGATGCTCCCCTCGAGCTCTGCGACCAGGGCGTCCTCGGCGAAGTCGGCGAAGAAACCGACAGCGTCCCCACGGTTCCACGCCTCGTACATCCGCCCCGGAACGGCACTCATCGACTCGACCGACTGCTCCATGCAATCACCTTTCCACGATGGTTTCGCCACCATCATCACCGGGCCATCCGGTGTGGACCTTGACTGTCTGTGCACGGTTGTTGGACATCAGCGTCGCGGCGCCGCAGCCGTACGTCGCTTTGAAGAGCCTGCTGAAATGGGCGGGATCGGCGAACCCCCAGCGCGCGGCGACAGCCGCGACCGTCCGGTCACCGCGCAGCAGATCGGCGCGGCACCGCTCCAGGCGGCGCCGACGGATATGGGCCGCGACCGGCAATGCCTGATCTTCGAAGAGTTTGTGGAGCCGACGGACGGAGATGTGGTGCGCCGCGGCGACCTTGGCCGGGGCGAGGTCCTGATCGGACAGCCGGGCTTCGATGTAGCCGAGGATCCGGCCACGCAGCACCTCGTCGGAAGCTGAGCGCACGTCGTGCAACTGCGACTCCAAAGCCACCGAGATCAGCTCGATCACCGCGGCCCCCGACCGATGCGCCTCGCCGGCACGGAATCCGGTCAGCGACCGGTTCATGTCCCGCACCAATGCGGACACCAACGCTCCTGGACCCCGGTCGCCCTGAATGCGCACGCCTGCCAGACGGTCGGCGTCACCGGGGCGGAGCCGCAGCTCGCGCCGGGACACCAGCATCGTCACGTGAGTGCAGGCGGTACTGGCGTACCGCACCGGCCGCGCCGGGTCGACGAGGACCATGTCGGCCGGGCCGAGTTCGGCGGTGCGGCCACCCTGCTCGACGCGCGCTCGCCCGCGCGTCACCAGTTCGACCTGCCACAGAGCCTCGTCCTCGGCACGGGCGCAACGAGCATCCCGGAAACACTCGCCCGCAGGAGTGATCAGCTCGATCAGCCGCAGAGGCCCGAGCTCGCGCGCCATGACGCCGGCCCGGAAATCACCGCCGTCGTGCCGCTTGCTCAGCACGGGCGGCAGTCCGCTGACCGCGAGTGCGTCCTGGAAGGTCTCGATGTCGTTGAGCACCCGTCCCACGGTAGCCCGGACCGGTGCCAGCCCCCCCCTCGCCACCCCCGGGCCCGGCAGCCCTGACGGGCCGCGCCGTATCGGAGGGGTCCCGTTGAGAGCGTTTGGCGGCGTCGCTGTCGGGGCTTGCGCTGTCCGGGGTGTCCGGGGCAGGAGCTGCTGCTGTCTTCATCGTCGGCAATCAGGCTGGTTCGGTAGCTCCCCTGCTTGGGGGCGTTGTGCTTCTGATCATGGCAATCAACGGGTCTCCTCTCACGCGAGCGCGCTACCAGGACTACGAGCTGTTTGTGCCGCGGCCACGGCGTCAGATCGTGGCGACCATTGATCACGACTCGCCGGAAGAGGCACGGCAAGTCCTCCAGGTCTTGAACGCCGTGGATCCCGGGGCCTCCCGAGACCCTCTTGCAGCTCAGGTCTCGGCGCTGGTTCTAGAACACGAGGTTGTTGTCTACCGGCTGACCAGCCTGTATCCCTCAACTCTGTTCGCTGGCGGGCCGGGACGTGGGTGTGGTGCGGATGCCGTCACCCCACAGAGCACCGGTGTAGTTGGCGGCACCAGCAGCGGCGGATCGTGACTTCCAGGGTGGTGGGTCACCCCCGAACGGTCGTGCGCCAACCGCCGAACCAGGGTGTCGCGCGGTAAGCTTCCGGCCCCGCATCCATCGGCCACGAGCACGTCCGGGCCGAACTGCTCGGCGGCGGCCGACCGGCCGTGGGGCAGAGCGAGGAAGACGACGTTGTGCCCTGCGAGAACCGGGTCTGTCCAATCAACGGCTGATCTTGGTTGTTGAGGTTCAGTGGCTGGTGGTGGGAGTGAGGCGTCCTTCGAAGGCAATCTGGAAGGCGTTCAGCGGTGCCTTCCAGCGCATCGTCCAGCGGCGCCGGCCCTTGCCGGTCGGGTCCAGGCTCATCAGCGCCATGTAGACGCATTTCAACGCGGCGTTCTCCGACGGGAAGTGTCCGCGAGCCCGCACGGCCTTGCGGATGCGGGCGTTTACGCTCTCAACCGCATTCGTGCTGCATATGACCTTGCGGATCTCGACGTCGAAGGAGAGGAAGGGCACCATCTCGGCCCAGGCATCGGACCACAGCTTGATCACCGCCGGATACTTGGTGCCCCACTTCTCGGAGAACTCCAGGAACCGTTCGGTCGCGGCGGCCTCGCCCGGCGCGGTGTAGACGGGCTTCAAGTCTTTGGCGACCTTGTCCCAGTCCTGCCGGGCGACGTAGCGGATGCTGTTCCGAATGAGGTGAACTATGCATGTTTGCACCACAGTTCGGGGCCAGACCGTCTCCACCGCGTCCGGCAGGCCCTTCAGGCCGTCGCAGACGAGCATGAGGACGTCCTCGACGCCGCGGTTGCGGAGTTCGGTGAACACGCTGAGCCAGTGCTTTGCTCCCTCGCCGCCGTCGCCGGCCCAGATCCCGAGGATGTCGCGGGTGCCCTCGACGGTGACGGCCATGGCGAGATAGACCGGACGGTTGGCGACCTGGCCGTCGCGGATCTTGGTTCTGTCGACGATCTTGTGATCCAGTGGGGATGGCGTCACCGTGCGAGCAGGACGCGTTTGCGGAGGAGATCGAGGCCGGCACGGCCGAACATCTGGCGTTTCAGCATCTTCAGCCGGTTGATGTTGCCTTCAACAGCGCCTGAACTATGCGGCAGGGACAGACCGTTGCAGACGGCGTCGAAGTCGCGGCGGAGGTTGCGGGCGAAGCCCGCAAGCGGAGCCAGGGTGTCGCGCTCGACGCCGGCGATCCACTCCTCGAGCCGGTCGCCGTGGCGTGTGGTCATCATGACGGCGAACTTCCTGACGTGGCCGGTGAGCCGGTCCAGCTCGGGGTCGCGCTCACGCAGGCGGTGCAGCTTGTCGGCATCGCCGTCGCGGAGGTGTTCGGGATGGGTCATGATCCATGAGGTGACCTCGCGGACCGAGGGAGGCTTGGGACCGACGGCGGGTGCGTGTCCGCGCCCGGTGCGGTAGCGCCGCAGATGACGCTGGACGGCCAACTCGCCTCCGGGATAGCCGAGTTCCTGGATCTCCCGGTGGAGCTGTGCGGCATTTCTGATGCCTTCGTTCCATCGTTGGTGCAGGTAGCCGACGTACGGGTCGACGACATGCGCCCGCTGCAGGCTCTTGGCTACGACATCATCAGCGGAGCGGGCGTTGACCAGCTTGCGGACGGTGGCCTGGTGCAGCCCGCGCTTCCGGCCGATCGCCGCCTTCGACATCCCCTGTGCCCACAGCTCGTGGGCGGCGGCATGCTGCTCCCGCAGCCGGGTCACGATCTTCAGCTCCTTCGACGACTGCACCACCTCGGGCTCCGCTCCCAGGTGGCTGGGGCCGTCCTCCGCTGCGGCAAGCGGTTCTGCCAGGCGGGAGCGGTGGGCGTTGACTGTCTTCTCGACCGCCTGGCCGAGGTTGGCCCACAAGTGATATCGGTCCGCGACCTGCTGGGCCTGCGGCGCACCGACCCGCGCGCCCTCCCCGTAGCCACTGGAGCGGTCCCGGCAGATGACCTTCACTTCGGGATGGCCTTGGAGCCAGGCGGCCAGGTCCTCGCCCTCGCGACCGTCATAGAGATGCAGCGGCCGGTGGGTGGCCATGTCGATCAGCACCGTGCCGTAGTGGCGGCCCTTGCGGAAGGCAAAGTCGTCGACACCAAGCACCTCAACTTCGCCGATCTCCGGCTCGGGCAAGGACCGGACCATCCGCAGCAGCGTGTCCCTGCCCACGGTGATGCCGACCGCGGCCGCCAGGCGGGCCCCGGCCCGGCCGGCCAGCGCCAATCCGATCTGCATCAACAGCCCACGCAGCAAAGGGGTATAGCGGCCGTGCGGAGTCGTCAGCCCCGCGATCTGCTCGGCGAACGTCACTGCTGCGCAGGCGGAATTCTCACAGCGGAAGCGACGTATGTGTAACTCGATCACAACACCGAGACCGCCCACAGCGGCATCACGCAGCTTGCGTACATACCCGCCGTGCACCCGCGACGAGCTGTGACCGCAATGGCAGGACCCCGTCGTCGACCGCACTCGTGCCCGCAGTACTACCTTGTCCGGCCCTCGCTCGACCTCCTCGATCAGCAGCGCGGACAGGTACGGAAACAACTCGAGGAGCACATCACGAGAGCACCCGATGCATGATCGCGAACAGTCGGCGCAACCCGCTCAACCGTCCGGATCACAAGATCGTCGACAGAACCAAGATCCGCGACGGCCAGGTCGCCAACCGTCCGGTCTATCTCGCCATGGCCGTCACCGTCGAGGGCACCCGCGACATCCTCGGGATCTGGGCCGGCGACGGCGGCGAGGGAGCAAAGCACTGGCTCAGCGTGTTCACCGAACTCCGCAACCGCGGCGTCGAGGACGTCCTCATGCTCGTCTGCGACGGCCTGAAGGGCCTGCCGGACGCGGTGGAGACGGTCTGGCCCCGAACTGTGGTGCAAACATGCATAGTTCACCTCATTCGGAACAGCATCCGCTACGTCGCCCGGCAGGACTGGGACAAGGTCGCCAAAGACTTGAAGCCCGTCTACACCGCGCCGGGCGAGGCCGCCGCGACCGAACGGTTCCTGGAGTTCTCCGAGAAGTGGGGCACCAAGTATCCGGCGGTGATCAAGCTGTGGTCCGATGCCTGGGCCGAGATGGTGCCCTTCCTCTCCTTCGACGTCGAGATCCGCAAGGTCATATGCAGCACGAATGCGGTTGAGAGCGTAAACGCCCGCATCCGCAAGGCCGTGCGGGCTCGCGGACACTTCCCGTCGGAGAACGCCGCGTTGAAATGCGTCTACATGGCGCTGATGAGCCTGGACCCGACCGGCAAGGGCCGGCGCCGCTGGACGATGCGCTGGAAGGCACCGCTGAACGCCTTCCAGATTGCCTTCGAAGGACGCCTCACTCCCACCACCAGCCACTGAACCTCAACAACCAAGATCAGCCGTTGATTGGACAGACCCTCGTCGCCCGAAATAGTTGACCCGGCACCGCTGGTGTCAGGACCAGGCGATCTCGCCGTGGCGGTCGATGAAGCGTCCGGTGCCGGCGCCGGGCTTCTCGGTGGCGAGGGCGACGATCGCGTCTGTGCCCTCGGTGACGGTTTGGGGGCCACTGTGACCGTTGAGGTCGGTTGCGGTGTAGCCGGGGTCGGCGGCGTTGACGCGGATGCCCTTGAGGCCCTTGGCGTACTGCGTGGTCAACATCGTCAGCGCCGCCTTCGAGGAGGCGTACAGCGGCACGACGACGTGCGACTCGGACCGGGCGGGGTCGTGGGTGAAGGCGAGGGAGCCCATGCCGCTGCTGACGTTGATGATCACGGGGTCGTCCGAGCGGCGCAGCAGCGGCAGGAAGGCGGTGGTGGTGCGGATGACGCCGATGACGTTGACGTCGAGGACGGCGAGGGCGTCGGCGGCGGTGAGGTCGCTGGGGTCGCCGAAGGGTCCCTGTACCCCCGCGTTGTTGATCAGGACGTCGATCCTGCCCTCGTGCTCGGAGACATTCGCCGCGGCGGCGGCCACGGACGCGTCGTCGGTGACGTCGATGGGGACGTAGCGTGCGCCGAGCGCGGCGGCGGCCTCCTCGCCCCGCTCACGGTCGCGGGCTCCCAGGAGAACGGTGTGACCGCAGGCGATGAGGCGGCGGGCGGTCTCGCGGCCGAGCCCCTTGTTGGCTCCGGTGATGAAGGTGATCGTCATGCCTTCGATACTCGCCCCGACGGCGGAGACGGACCAGGGACGATTCGACGGTGGGAAGACCAGTACCACCTTCGGGTCCCCACCCGCGACCGGGGATGCGGGAGGATGGAGAGCATGTCGACGACACCCAGAACCGGACTGGGCGCAATGATCCGCACGTGGCGGGACAGACTGCCTCCGTCGGCCGCCGGGCTGCCGGTGGCCCGCGGGCGCAGGGCAGCGGGGTTGCGGCGTGAGGAACTGGCCGACCTGGCCGGAGTGTCGGTCGACTACATCGTGCGCCTGGAACAGGGGCGGGCCACGACACCCTCAGTGTCGGTGGTGGCGTCCCTGGCACGCGCCCTGCAGCTGTCCACCACCGAGCGGGACCACCTCTACCGGCTGGCCCAGCTCGCACCGCCGGCGGACGGCACGATCTCCGACCATCTCCCGCCCGGCATGCAGCGGGTACTCACCCGCCTCGGAGACGTGGCGGCTGCCGTGTTCGCGGCGGACTGGCAACTGGTGTGGCGGAACCACGGGTGGGCCGCCCTGCTGGGCGACCCCTTGGCCTCACCGCCACGGCTGCGCAACTTCGCCCGCGACAGGTTCCCAGTCAATGCCGGTTCAGCCCGCCTCGCGCTGTGGCCGGTCACCGAGGCGGACGCCGACGCCACCGACGCAGCCGTCGTCTCCGACCTGCGCCGCGCCACCGGCCGCTTCCCCCGGGACAGCCGCCTGGCCAGGCTGATCCGCGACCTGAACGCGGGCAACAGGCGGTTCGCCGAGTTGTGGGCGAAGGGAGAGGTGACCGCGAACCGCGAGGTCCGCAAGACGGTCGACCACCCGTCGGTGGGCCCGGTCACAGTGGACTGCGACGTCCTGACCGACGGCGACACCGAACTCAAGATCGTCATCATGACCGCCGTACCCGGAAGCGAGGACGAGACCAAACTCCAACTCACCGCCATCGCCGGCCCACCGGCCACCACGCACAACTGATCCCACTTACGAAATCGATCGACCCGCTCTATCTGAGCGGCGCCTGTCGCACTATACGGGTCATGGCTGTCACGGGGCTTCACCCTTGATCGTGGACACCGGTTGTTATGCGGCGGTGGTCAGCGTAGTTGATCGCTGTTCGTAAGTGATCGGGCTGATCTGGCCGAGGCGGGAGTGCCTTCGTCTGGTGTTGTAGCGAGTCGCCCATCGGAAGACCGCGAGCCGGGCCTCGCGGGCCCCGTTCCACCGTTTTCTCCCCTGGAGCATCTCTCTTTTCATGGTCGCGTTCAGCGATTCTGCGGCGGCGTTGTCCGCGCTCGTGCCCACCGCGCCGCGTGATCTGATCACGCCGAGCTCGCCGCAGACCTGGGCGAACTCCTTCGAGACGTATTGCGACCCGTTGTCGCTGTGGAAGATCGCCCCGCGCAGGCCGTCGGCACCCCGGGCCGCGGCCGCGGCCGCGGCCTTGAGCGCGTCGGTGACCAGCTCGGTGCGCATGTGGCCGGCGATCGACCAGCCCGCCAGTCGTCTTGAGGACAGGTCCAACACCGTTGCCAGATAAAGGAATTGGCCATTGCCCACCGGCAGGTAGGTTATGTCGCCCACGTAGCGAGTGTTCGGCGTGGTCGCGGCGTGGTCGCGCTGCAGGAGGTCCGGCACCGGCGTCGCAGAAGGTTCGGGGATGGTGGTGCGGACCTTCTTGCGCAGGTGGAGCCCGACGATGGTGAACCTCCTCATGACGCGTGCCACCCGCTGGTGATTGATCCGCTCGCCGCCGTCCCGGAGCTCGGCGGTGACGCGCGGGGCCCCGTAGGTGCCGTCGGATTCCTGGTGGATTTCGGTGATGCGCTCAGCGAGCTCGGCATCGGCCCGTGCCCGGCCGGCCCGCGCTTGCGCGCCGGCCAGGTGTCGGTAGAAGCCGGAACGAGAGACCTGCAGCATCCGGCACAGCCGCTTGACGCCGAAGGCGCCACGGTGATCGTCGACGAACTGGAAGCGGCTGCTCACCAGCTGGTCTCGGCCGCAAAATACTTCGCGGCCCTCCGCAGGATCTCCCGCTCGAGCTCGAGTTCCTTCACCCGCGCCCGCAGCCGACGGTTCTCCTTCTCCATCGCGGAGGCCTCCACGGCCTCAGGCCGGGCGGCCTGATCGGCGTCCCGCACCCACGTGCGCAGCGTCTCGTGGTTGACGCCCACGTCCTTGGCCACCGACGCATACGTCCCACCCGGGCTGGCGTGGTACAGCGCGACGGCATCGGCCCGGAACTCAGGCGAGTACTTCGACGTCCCCAACGGGCACTCCTGTCCTATGGATCATCACGATCCAATGATCAGGGTGTCCACGCTCAAGGGGTAGGGCCCGTTGTTCAAGTGGGACTGTTTGAGGACAAGACCGCTCTCGTCGCCGGGGGCAGCACCGGAATCGGCCTAACCAGTGCCGTACGGCTCGGGGCGTGAGGTGCGCGGGCGTGTTCCGGTCCGGTGGACGTTGCTACGCCTTGCGTCCGACCAGGGAACTACGCCCGCGCCATGCCATCGGCTCGCATCTCCGCGCTTGCGGACCGGTCAGACCGGATCCACCCGTGACAAAGACATGCAAGGAAGCTCCGAGAGACCGAGCGGCGCCTTGCGACAACCGAGCGCGGTCAGGTGGGCTGGCCCATGGGCCGGATGGTCAGGGTGTTGAGGTCGACGCCCGTCGGCTGGTCGAGGGCGAAGCAGATGGCCTCGGCGATGGGCTGGGGAGGCAGGGCGAAAGGGGGAACGTCGGCGCCTTGCCAGAAGGGTGTGTCGATCATGCCGGGGTTGACCAGGGTGACGCCGATGCCGCGGGTCGTGGCGTGCAGGCGCAGGTTCTCGGCGAGCCCGGTCGTGGCCCACTTGGTGGCCGAGTAGAGGTTCCCGGGAGAGTTCTTCAGCCCGGCGACGCTGCCGAGGAGCACCAGCCGTCCGCCGGTGGCCTCCAGGTGGGGCAGGGCGGCGTGGGCCAGCAGGGCGGGGCCGAGGACGTTGGTGAGGACCATGGACGACCACCGGGTCGGGTCGCCGTCCCCGATGGAGTCACCGGTCATGAATCCGGCGTTGGCGACCGCCGCGTCGAGGGCCCCGAAGTGCTCCACGGTGCGGGTCACGACCGACTCGGTGGCCTCCCAGTCCGCCGCGTCCGAGACGAGGCCCAGCAGCCGGTCGGGGTGGCCGGCGTCCTCGAGGAAAAGCTTCAGTTTGCTCTCGTTGCGGCCGGTGACCACCACACGGTGACCGCGGTCGAGGAGCAACCGCGCGGTGTGGGCGCCGATACCGCTGGTCGCGCCGGTGATCAGTACGGTCTTGCTGGCCATGGTCATGCTCCCGGGGTGTGGATGATGGACCGGCGGACGGCGGCCCGCCATGAAAGAGGGCCGTTCAAGTCCGCCAACCCAAGGAAATCGGCGCCGTCAGAGGCGGACAAGGTCGCGTTTATGGGGGGCATAAACGCAACCTCTCTATCGGCCGGACCCATGGATACCCTGGACGAATGGAACCTCCGTCCGAAAACCACACCGGTGATCCCACCGACAACCGCTCGGAGATCCGCGACTTCCTCATCAGCCGACGCGCCAAGCTCGCCCCGGAGCGGATCGGACTGCCCACCAGCCGGCGCCGCCGGGTTCCGGGACTGCGGCGCGAGGAGGTCGCGGCCCTCGCCGGCGTGAGCACCGAGTGGTACACACGGCTGGAGAAAGGCCACATCGGCGGTGTCTCCGAGGACGTGCTGGAAGCGGTCGCGCAGGCACTGCACCTCAATGAGGACGAACGCACCTACTTGTTCGAGCTGGCCAGAGCGGCTCGCCCCACCCGCCGCAGACCGAACCGCCGCAAGGACGTCAAGATCCCGTCCTCCGTCCAATGGATGGTGGACTCCATGACCATGGCCCCCGCCTTCGTCCGCACCGGCCGTCTGGACATCGTCGCGAGCAACGCGCTGTGCAGGTCCCTCTACTCACCGATGTTTGACAGCGACACCACCGGCGACCGGGGCTGCGCCAATTTCCCCCGTTACTTCTTCCTCGACCCGGGCTCCCAGGACTTCTTCGTCGACTGGGAGGAGGGTGCGAGGGCCACGGTCGCGGTGCTCCGCGCCGAAGCCGGACGCGAACCTCACGACCGGGCCCTGCGCGAGCTTGTCGGCGAACTGTCCACGCTCAGCCCCGACTTCCGAACCATGTGGGCCAGCCACGACGTCCGAATCCGTCACGAAGGCGTCAAGCGGCTGAACCATCCCGAAGTCGGCCGCGTGGAGATGACCTTCCGCGATCTGAATCTGCCCCTGCCGCAACGGGCCGTACACGACCTGATCATCTATACGGCCGAGCCGGGCACCCCCTCGGAGGACCGCCTCAAACTCCTCGCCAGTTGGACAGCACCGCAGACCTCACCCACGGAACCAATCCGCCCGCCCAGCTGACCTCACGCGTTCCTGAGGTGGCTGTCCAGGGAACGATTAGAGAAACACGAAAGTGCCCTTGACCTGCCACGACAGGACTCGCTGAGGATCCTGTCGACTGCAGGGAAAGGAGCACTTCGCAGATGAAGGTGCGATACGAGGCTGCGTGCGGGGAGTGGACGCTCTTGGAGAAGCCCGAGGACCTCCTGTTCCGCCCGGAGGCGACAAGCAAGGGGAAGGCTGGACGGGCGAAGTGCGCCGTGAGGCGCTCTGTTGTATCCCCGATTCAATCGGGAAGAACTTGGAAGAATGTTCCTGGGCCCAATGGCTAACCTGGAATCGAAAGACGAAGGGGACAGTAGCATGTCAGAAAGCAGCGACCGCGCGAAGACGTCGAAGCGGGGCGCTGCGGGGCCCGTGTGATAAGGCAAAAGCTAGACTGCTTGAAACCTAATCTCCGATCGGTGAATGTCCGCGCCCACCGGAAAGACGTCTGTAACCGGTGCCGCTCCATGCGTCAGTATCGTTCGCCTGCTGATGCAACTTCCGTGGGGCGGGTGATGCCCTGTGAGGGCAGTCAAGGAGATGAGTGGGTTGCCTAAGTCGCGCTCGGAGGTACAACAGAGACGTACCGCGGGATCACCTAAAGGGTGCGAGCCCCATGGTGACGGAGTGCCAATTGTAGTCGCAGGAGTAACGACCTGCCGGGGAGTCCGGGAAAGCCGGACACAGGGCAAAGTGGCACAGGTGACAGGATCTTCCGGACGCGTGAGGGATGCGTAATGCAGAACGCCGAAACCGTCTTAGAGGTCATTCGTGAGCGTGGCAGGAAGGGTCTGCCGCTGGAACGGCTGTATAGACAACTGTTCAATCCTGAGCTCTACCTATTGGCCTACCGGAAGTTGTACTCGAATGCGGGTGCGATGACTCCGGGCGTCACGGGAGAGACCGTGGACGGCATGTCCTTAGAAAAGGTCGAGAGCATCATCAATATCGTTC from Streptomyces asiaticus encodes:
- a CDS encoding SDR family oxidoreductase — its product is MASKTVLITGATSGIGAHTARLLLDRGHRVVVTGRNESKLKLFLEDAGHPDRLLGLVSDAADWEATESVVTRTVEHFGALDAAVANAGFMTGDSIGDGDPTRWSSMVLTNVLGPALLAHAALPHLEATGGRLVLLGSVAGLKNSPGNLYSATKWATTGLAENLRLHATTRGIGVTLVNPGMIDTPFWQGADVPPFALPPQPIAEAICFALDQPTGVDLNTLTIRPMGQPT
- a CDS encoding helix-turn-helix transcriptional regulator, whose product is MEPPSENHTGDPTDNRSEIRDFLISRRAKLAPERIGLPTSRRRRVPGLRREEVAALAGVSTEWYTRLEKGHIGGVSEDVLEAVAQALHLNEDERTYLFELARAARPTRRRPNRRKDVKIPSSVQWMVDSMTMAPAFVRTGRLDIVASNALCRSLYSPMFDSDTTGDRGCANFPRYFFLDPGSQDFFVDWEEGARATVAVLRAEAGREPHDRALRELVGELSTLSPDFRTMWASHDVRIRHEGVKRLNHPEVGRVEMTFRDLNLPLPQRAVHDLIIYTAEPGTPSEDRLKLLASWTAPQTSPTEPIRPPS